The Glycine max cultivar Williams 82 chromosome 12, Glycine_max_v4.0, whole genome shotgun sequence genome window below encodes:
- the LOC100790773 gene encoding external alternative NAD(P)H-ubiquinone oxidoreductase B2, mitochondrial: MAQATIDLNRDGKDMSGRIHQLACTTVLPPFPTISNPNKKVLGKRRVYCYKRHTLEASLDSDIHLRLISSGGLVAYCDAKPEYVNHESKKKKVVVLGTGWAGTSFLKNMKSNSYDIHVVSPRNYFAFTPLLPSVTCGTVEARSVVEPIRSITRKLQYIHLLTRRNSVEQSGVNIHFSEAECYKIDNKNNKVYCRASKDKKLGGQEDFSIDYDYLVIAMGGRSNTFNTPGVQEHAHFLKEVDEALKIRHSVVDLFERASLPSLPVEEKKKLLSFVVVGGGPTGVEFAAELHDFVLEDMAKLYPSLKDYVKITLLEAGDHILNMFDKRITEFAEQKFARDGIDVRLGSMVVKVGENEITAKERASGQVVSIPHGMVVWSTGIGARPEVVEFMKQLGQVNRRALVTDEWLRVEGSDNIYALGDCATINQRRVMEDIAVIFSKADKNNSGKLDLKEFKDVVGDIIERYPQVDIYLKKNQMRDMASLLKKSQESNIIVDIEYFKEALSKVDSQMKNLPATAQVAAQQGVYLADCFNRMEECEKYPEGPLRFRGVGRHRFRPFRYRHLGQFAPLGGEQTAAQLPGDWISIGQSTQWLWYSVYTSKQVSWRTRFLVVGDWGRRFIFGRDSSKI, translated from the exons atggCACAGGCCACCATAGATTTAAACCGCGATGGAAAGGATATGAGCGGTCGCATTCATCAACTCGCCTGCACGACGGTCCTACCTCCGTTTCCCACTATTTCAAATCCAAACAAAAAGGTGTTGGGGAAGAGGAGGGTTTATTGTTACAAGAGACACACTTTAGAGGCAAGTTTGGATTCAGATATCCACTTAAGATTAAT CAGTAGTGGAGGTCTAGTGGCATATTGCGATGCCAAACCAGAATATGTTAAtcatgaaagtaaaaaaaagaaggtgGTGGTGCTTGGAACTGGTTGGGCTGGAaccagttttttgaaaaatatgaaaagcaACTCCTATGATATTCATGTTGTTTCACCACGTAACTATTTTGCATTCACTCCATTGTTACCAAGTGTCACGTGTGGCACAGTGGAAGCAAGGAGCGTCGTTGAACCGATTCGCAGCATCACCAGGAAG TTACAGTATATACACTTACTTACAAGGAGAAACTCTGTTGAACAGAGCGGTGTAAATATTCATTTCAGTGAAGCTGAATGCTATAAGATCGATAACAAGAACAACAAAGTTTATTGCCGTGCTAGTAAAGACAAAAAGTTGGGTGGCCAAGAAGACTTTTCCATTGATTATGATTACCTGGTAATAGCTATGGGAGGCCGTTCTAATACCTTCAACACACCTGGTGTTCAAGAGCATGCCCATTTCTTGAAG GAAGTGGATGAAGCTCTAAAAATTCGTCATTCAGTGGTTGACCTTTTTGAAAGAGCTAGCCTTCCTTCTTTACCAgtggaagagaagaaaaaacttCTGAGTTTTGTAGTAGTTGGTGGTGGTCCAACTGGGGTAGAGTTTGCTGCTGAGCTTCATGACTTTGTACTTGAGGATATGGCGAAGCTATATCCTTCCCTTAAAGACTATGTGAAGATTACTCTCCTGGAGGCAGGCGATCATATCTTAaacat GTTTGACAAGAGAATTACAGAGTTTGCTGAACAAAAGTTTGCTAGAGATGGCATTGATGTGAGGTTGGGATCTATGGTTGTCAAAGTTGGTGAAAACGAAATTACTGCCAAAGAAAGGGCAAGTGGTCAAGTTGTTTCTATACCTCATGGAATGGTAGTTTGGTCAACTGGTATTGGTGCTCGCCCTGAAGTAGTTGAATTTATGAAGCAGCTTGGCCAG GTTAACAGGCGTGCATTGGTCACTGATGAATGGCTAAGGGTGGAAGGATCTGACAACATCTATGCTCTAGGTGATTGTGCTACTATAAATCAACGTAGAGTTATG GAAGATATAGCCGTGATATTTAGCAAGGCTGACAAGAACAATTCTGGAAAATTAGATCTTAAAGAATTTAAAGACGTTGTTGGCGACATTATTGAGAGATACCCTCAAGTAGacatttatttaaagaagaACCAAATGAGAGACATGGCCAGCTTGCTAAAGAAATCTCAAGAGAGCAATATTATAGTGGACATTGAATACTTTAAAGAAGCCCTTTCCAAAGTAGACTCTCAGATGAAAAATCTTCCTGCAACAGCTCAG GTAGCTGCACAACAAGGAGTCTATCTTGCAGACTGTTTCAACCGCATGGAGGAGTGTGAGAAGTATCCAGAAGGCCCTCTCAGGTTCAGGGGAGTTGGACGCCATCGGTTCCGTCCCTTCAG gtaCAGGCATTTGGGACAATTTGCTCCTCTAGGAGGAGAGCAAACTGCAGCTCAGCTTCCAGGAGATTGGATTTCAATTGGTCAGAGCACCCAATGGCTCTGGTATTCGGTGTATACAAG CAAACAAGTGAGCTGGAGGACAAGGTTTTTGGTGGTTGGTGACTGGGGAAGGCGATTCATATTTGGCAGGGACTCAAGTAAAATCTAA
- the LOC100790255 gene encoding vesicle-associated protein 4-1, with translation MAVESDKTGSVGKGWSFCSMPFWQTTHASSTSSTTTFSMHHSVHHQSQILQSLDRSTHQPSTTVSSVAKSLLPTRRRLRLDPPNKLYFPYEPGKQVRSAIAIKNTCKSHVAFKVRCIWLLLFYSYVVGFRKWYLTSNFFYLTHKIKLETNCAYLVWPCWKFRMLPTLIVNHLAVFKFVEPPENNEKPIDQKSRVKFKIMSLKVKGEMDYVPELFDEQRDHVAVEQILRVIFLDPEHPCPALDKLKRLLAEAEAALEARKKPPEETGPRVAGEGLVIDEWKERRERYLARQQVEVVDSV, from the exons ATGGCGGTGGAGAGTGACAAAACGGGTTCTGTTGGGAAAGGTTGGAGCTTTTGCAGCATGCCATTTTGGCAAACAACTCATGCTTCTTCAACTTCTTCAACAACAACTTTTTCTATGCATCATAGCGTTCACCATCAGAGCCAGATTCTTCAGTCTCTTGATAGATCCACCCATCAACCTTCCACCACTGTTTCTTCTGTGGCCAAGTCTCTTCTGCCCACAAGGAGAAGGCTCCGTCTTGATCCTCCCAACAAGCTCTACTTTCCTT ATGAACCTGGTAAACAAGTTAGGAGCGCCATCGCAATTAAAAACACTTGCAAGTCTCATGTCGCTTTCAAGGTGCGGTGCATATGGCTACTGTTGTTTTATTCTTATGTTGTTGGATTCAGAAAGTGGTATTTGACTAGTAACTTTTTCTATCTTACACATAAGATAAAATTGGAGACTAATTGTGCTTATTTAGTTTGGCCGTGTTGGAAATTTAGAATGTTGCCGACACTAATTGTCAAT CATTTGGCAGTGTTTAAGTTTGTGGAGCCACCAGAGAACAATGAGAAACCAATTGATCAGAAAAGCAGGGTTAAGTTTAAAATCATGAGCTTAAAAGTGAAAGGCGAAATGGACTATGTACCAGAACTG TTTGATGAGCAAAGGGATCATGTAGCTGTGGAGCAAATTTTGCGTGTCATTTTTCTGGACCCTGAACACCCTTGCCCT GCTTTGGATAAGCTTAAACGGCTGCTAGCTGAGGCTGAGGCTGCATTGGAAGCAAGAAAGAAGCCCCCAGAGGAGACAGGTCCTCGAGTAGCTGGGGAAGGACTTGTTATAGATGAATGG aaagaaagaagagaaagatacCTGGCCAGACAGCAGGTTGAAGTGGTAGATTCTGtgtaa